The following are encoded together in the Chaetodon auriga isolate fChaAug3 chromosome 4, fChaAug3.hap1, whole genome shotgun sequence genome:
- the ldb1b gene encoding LIM domain-binding protein 1b isoform X1 produces MAMSEQLETEGGCSSKSFKLYSPKEPPNGSTFPPFHPGTMLDRDVGPTPMYPPTYLEPGIGRHTPYGNQTDYRIFELNKRLQNWTEECDNLWWDAFTTEFFEDDAMLTITFCLEDGPKRYTIGRTLIPRYFRSIFEGGATELYYVLKHPKESFHNNFVSLDCDQCTMVTQNGKPMFTQVCVEGRLYLEFMFDDMMRIKTWHFSIRQHRELIPRSILAMHAQDPQMLDQLSKNITRCGLSNSTLNYLRLCVILEPMQELMSRHKTYSLSPRDCLKTCLFQKWQRMVAPPAEPSRQAPNKRRKRKMSGGSTISGGGGTNNNNNNKKKSPGSGFPLSSQVPDVMVVGEPTLMGGEFGDEDERLITRLENTQFDAANGIDDEDSFNNSPALGSNSPWNNKAPSSQESKSDNPTSQASQ; encoded by the exons GCTGTTCCTCCAAGTCATTCAAGCTGTACTCCCCCAAGGAGCCCCCTAACGGTAGCACTTTTCCCCCTTTCCACCCCGGCACCATGCTCGACAGAGACGTGGG TCCCACCCCAATGTATCCTCCCACATACCTGGAGCCTGGAATAGG GAGGCACACACCATACGGCAACCAGACAGACTACAGAATATTTGAACTCAACAAACGGCTACAGAATTGGACAGAG GAGTGTGATAACCTGTGGTGGGATGCATTTACTACAGAGTTCTTTGAGGATGATGCCATGTTGACCATTACTTTCTGTTTGGAGGATGGACCCAAACGCTACA CAATTGGCCGGACGTTGATTCCAAGGTACTTCCGGAGTATATTCGAGGGCGGTGCCACTGAGCTCTACTATGTGCTGAAACACCCCAAGGAGTCCTTCCACAACAACTTTGTCTCCCTCGACTGTGATCAGTGCACCATGGTCACCCAGAATGGAAAGCCCATGttcacacag gtgtgtgtagaAGGGCGCTTGTacctggagttcatgtttgaCGACATGATGCGGATAAAGACGTGGCACTTCAGCATCAGACAACACCGTGAACTCATCCCCCGCAGTATACTGGCCATGCAT GCCCAGGACCCACAGATGCTGGACCAGTTGtccaaaaacataacaagaTGTGGCCTGTCGAACTCCACCCTTAACTACCTCCGA ctgtgtgtgattCTGGAGCCCATGCAGGAGCTGATGTCCAGACACAAGACATACAGCCTCAGCCCCAGAGACTGCCTCAAGACCTGCCTCTTCCAGAAATGGCAGAGGATGGTGGCACCACCAG ctgagccaTCAAGACAGGCCCCAAACAAACGGCGGAAGCGTAAGATGTCAGGTGGCAGCACCatcagcggaggaggaggaactaacaacaacaataacaacaaaaagaagaGCCCAGGCAGTGGCTTCCCTCTGTCCAGCCAAGTACCA GATGTGATGGTGGTGGGAGAGCCCACGCTGATGGGAGGGGAGTTCGGTGACGAAGACGAGCGTCTGATCACGCGGCTGGAGAACACACAGTTCGACGCGGCCAATGGCATAGATGACGAGGACAGCTTCAACAACTCTCCGGCGCTGGGCTCCAACTCGCCCTGGAACAACAAGGCCCCCTCCAGCCAGGAGAGCAAGAGCGACAACCCCACCTCACAGGCCTCGCAGTAG
- the ldb1b gene encoding LIM domain-binding protein 1b isoform X2, producing the protein MSVGGCACPGCSSKSFKLYSPKEPPNGSTFPPFHPGTMLDRDVGPTPMYPPTYLEPGIGRHTPYGNQTDYRIFELNKRLQNWTEECDNLWWDAFTTEFFEDDAMLTITFCLEDGPKRYTIGRTLIPRYFRSIFEGGATELYYVLKHPKESFHNNFVSLDCDQCTMVTQNGKPMFTQVCVEGRLYLEFMFDDMMRIKTWHFSIRQHRELIPRSILAMHAQDPQMLDQLSKNITRCGLSNSTLNYLRLCVILEPMQELMSRHKTYSLSPRDCLKTCLFQKWQRMVAPPAEPSRQAPNKRRKRKMSGGSTISGGGGTNNNNNNKKKSPGSGFPLSSQVPDVMVVGEPTLMGGEFGDEDERLITRLENTQFDAANGIDDEDSFNNSPALGSNSPWNNKAPSSQESKSDNPTSQASQ; encoded by the exons GCTGTTCCTCCAAGTCATTCAAGCTGTACTCCCCCAAGGAGCCCCCTAACGGTAGCACTTTTCCCCCTTTCCACCCCGGCACCATGCTCGACAGAGACGTGGG TCCCACCCCAATGTATCCTCCCACATACCTGGAGCCTGGAATAGG GAGGCACACACCATACGGCAACCAGACAGACTACAGAATATTTGAACTCAACAAACGGCTACAGAATTGGACAGAG GAGTGTGATAACCTGTGGTGGGATGCATTTACTACAGAGTTCTTTGAGGATGATGCCATGTTGACCATTACTTTCTGTTTGGAGGATGGACCCAAACGCTACA CAATTGGCCGGACGTTGATTCCAAGGTACTTCCGGAGTATATTCGAGGGCGGTGCCACTGAGCTCTACTATGTGCTGAAACACCCCAAGGAGTCCTTCCACAACAACTTTGTCTCCCTCGACTGTGATCAGTGCACCATGGTCACCCAGAATGGAAAGCCCATGttcacacag gtgtgtgtagaAGGGCGCTTGTacctggagttcatgtttgaCGACATGATGCGGATAAAGACGTGGCACTTCAGCATCAGACAACACCGTGAACTCATCCCCCGCAGTATACTGGCCATGCAT GCCCAGGACCCACAGATGCTGGACCAGTTGtccaaaaacataacaagaTGTGGCCTGTCGAACTCCACCCTTAACTACCTCCGA ctgtgtgtgattCTGGAGCCCATGCAGGAGCTGATGTCCAGACACAAGACATACAGCCTCAGCCCCAGAGACTGCCTCAAGACCTGCCTCTTCCAGAAATGGCAGAGGATGGTGGCACCACCAG ctgagccaTCAAGACAGGCCCCAAACAAACGGCGGAAGCGTAAGATGTCAGGTGGCAGCACCatcagcggaggaggaggaactaacaacaacaataacaacaaaaagaagaGCCCAGGCAGTGGCTTCCCTCTGTCCAGCCAAGTACCA GATGTGATGGTGGTGGGAGAGCCCACGCTGATGGGAGGGGAGTTCGGTGACGAAGACGAGCGTCTGATCACGCGGCTGGAGAACACACAGTTCGACGCGGCCAATGGCATAGATGACGAGGACAGCTTCAACAACTCTCCGGCGCTGGGCTCCAACTCGCCCTGGAACAACAAGGCCCCCTCCAGCCAGGAGAGCAAGAGCGACAACCCCACCTCACAGGCCTCGCAGTAG
- the ldb1b gene encoding LIM domain-binding protein 1b isoform X3, producing MLDRDVGPTPMYPPTYLEPGIGRHTPYGNQTDYRIFELNKRLQNWTEECDNLWWDAFTTEFFEDDAMLTITFCLEDGPKRYTIGRTLIPRYFRSIFEGGATELYYVLKHPKESFHNNFVSLDCDQCTMVTQNGKPMFTQVCVEGRLYLEFMFDDMMRIKTWHFSIRQHRELIPRSILAMHAQDPQMLDQLSKNITRCGLSNSTLNYLRLCVILEPMQELMSRHKTYSLSPRDCLKTCLFQKWQRMVAPPAEPSRQAPNKRRKRKMSGGSTISGGGGTNNNNNNKKKSPGSGFPLSSQVPDVMVVGEPTLMGGEFGDEDERLITRLENTQFDAANGIDDEDSFNNSPALGSNSPWNNKAPSSQESKSDNPTSQASQ from the exons ATGCTCGACAGAGACGTGGG TCCCACCCCAATGTATCCTCCCACATACCTGGAGCCTGGAATAGG GAGGCACACACCATACGGCAACCAGACAGACTACAGAATATTTGAACTCAACAAACGGCTACAGAATTGGACAGAG GAGTGTGATAACCTGTGGTGGGATGCATTTACTACAGAGTTCTTTGAGGATGATGCCATGTTGACCATTACTTTCTGTTTGGAGGATGGACCCAAACGCTACA CAATTGGCCGGACGTTGATTCCAAGGTACTTCCGGAGTATATTCGAGGGCGGTGCCACTGAGCTCTACTATGTGCTGAAACACCCCAAGGAGTCCTTCCACAACAACTTTGTCTCCCTCGACTGTGATCAGTGCACCATGGTCACCCAGAATGGAAAGCCCATGttcacacag gtgtgtgtagaAGGGCGCTTGTacctggagttcatgtttgaCGACATGATGCGGATAAAGACGTGGCACTTCAGCATCAGACAACACCGTGAACTCATCCCCCGCAGTATACTGGCCATGCAT GCCCAGGACCCACAGATGCTGGACCAGTTGtccaaaaacataacaagaTGTGGCCTGTCGAACTCCACCCTTAACTACCTCCGA ctgtgtgtgattCTGGAGCCCATGCAGGAGCTGATGTCCAGACACAAGACATACAGCCTCAGCCCCAGAGACTGCCTCAAGACCTGCCTCTTCCAGAAATGGCAGAGGATGGTGGCACCACCAG ctgagccaTCAAGACAGGCCCCAAACAAACGGCGGAAGCGTAAGATGTCAGGTGGCAGCACCatcagcggaggaggaggaactaacaacaacaataacaacaaaaagaagaGCCCAGGCAGTGGCTTCCCTCTGTCCAGCCAAGTACCA GATGTGATGGTGGTGGGAGAGCCCACGCTGATGGGAGGGGAGTTCGGTGACGAAGACGAGCGTCTGATCACGCGGCTGGAGAACACACAGTTCGACGCGGCCAATGGCATAGATGACGAGGACAGCTTCAACAACTCTCCGGCGCTGGGCTCCAACTCGCCCTGGAACAACAAGGCCCCCTCCAGCCAGGAGAGCAAGAGCGACAACCCCACCTCACAGGCCTCGCAGTAG